Proteins encoded within one genomic window of Raineyella fluvialis:
- a CDS encoding PH domain-containing protein: MAVLLRVRSRTMLTTAIVVSLLTLGSPVVTWFALPPEIRAEATGPELAMVILILVAISAFTMGIGLSTVVATEEGVAISTGLIRHRYAWHEISDIRFLEGDPWAYIFTFRRDRDGDPQRRMVMAIQSPDGDRARLDAARLQEIWLSHRP; encoded by the coding sequence TGCTCCGGGTCCGGTCGCGGACCATGCTGACGACGGCCATTGTCGTGTCGCTGCTGACGCTCGGCAGTCCGGTCGTGACCTGGTTCGCCCTCCCCCCGGAGATCCGCGCGGAAGCGACCGGACCGGAACTCGCCATGGTCATCCTCATCCTCGTCGCCATCTCGGCCTTCACGATGGGGATCGGACTGTCGACCGTCGTGGCGACGGAGGAGGGCGTGGCGATCAGCACCGGGCTGATCCGCCATCGCTACGCCTGGCACGAGATCTCGGACATCCGCTTCCTGGAAGGGGATCCGTGGGCCTACATCTTCACGTTCCGCCGGGACCGCGACGGTGACCCGCAGCGCCGCATGGTGATGGCCATCCAGAGCCCGGACGGCGATCGGGCCAGGCTCGACGCCGCGCGGCTCCAGGAGATCTGGCTCAGCCACCGCCCGTAG